Proteins found in one Anopheles aquasalis chromosome 3, idAnoAquaMG_Q_19, whole genome shotgun sequence genomic segment:
- the LOC126576277 gene encoding factor V activator RVV-V alpha-like: protein MRSTYALSFLLLFCITGVHCIFLQNGTARVALADEFPFMVQLQRFYAVSFLVTCGGTLLQPRWVLTSAHCCGAPIPLSMLRVQAGTIKRDDRNGGQLRSVTRFWPHELYIPDDRTHPHDIALAELDIPFLVSESVAPIPLTSVSPNPSDKVLIMGYGKIDADDTLPDLLQVTDGFIVPGSSCPEAEGPALLCVGGGNGACMGDSGGPVVMETKENRGNLVVVGVVSYGKRKCQIGTIIVTDVYEYEGWIQSIISGSRPYQERAVDRL, encoded by the exons ATGAGGTCTACCTATGCGCTTAGTTTTCTTCTACTCTTCTGCATAACTGGCGTTCATTGCATCt TTCTCCAGAATGGCACCGCCAGGGTGGCATTAGCGGATGAGTTCCCGTTTATGGTGCAGCTTCAACGTTTCTACGCCGTCAGCTTTCTGGTCACTTGCGGGGGAACGCTGCTACAGCCACGCTGGGTACTAACATCGGCACACTGCTGCGGAGCGCCCATTCCTCTCAGTATGCTACGTGTACAGGCTGGAACGATCAAACGGGATGATCGCAATGGTGGCCAGCTTCGATCGGTGACACGGTTTTGGCCACACGAACTGTACATCCCCGATGATCGTACCCATCCACACGATATTGCTCTGGCAGAGCTTGATATTCCGTTCCTGGTGTCAGAATCCGTTGCACCGATCCCGCTGACTTCGGTGTCACCCAATCCATCCGATAAGGTGCTGATAATGGGTTACGGGAAGATCGATGCAGATGATACCCTACCCGATCTGCTGCAGGTGACCGATGGGTTCATTGTTCCGGGCAGCAGTTGTCCCGAAGCGGAAGGTCCCGCATtactgtgtgttggtggtggaaatggagCTTGCATGGGTGATTCCGGAGGTCCAGTGGTGAtggaaacaaaggaaaatcgGGGAAACCTCGTGGTCGTTGGTGTTGTGTCGTACGGAAAGAGAAAATGCCAGATCGGAACGATCATCGTAACGGATGTGTATGAGTACGAAGGGTGGATTCAGTCGATCATTAGCGGTTCTCGTCCTTATCAAGAGCGTGCAGTGGATCGTTTGTAA
- the LOC126576284 gene encoding uncharacterized protein LOC126576284: MIPWQRFLLFGVLLLALLADRQHHGHQRGSTGATASIIYAGYKLPMPHHRTFYKSFGERKIGPNLYEVTTIIQEDILIRKQCECMVRYRCRVPRNIFYLDNHDCHHRERVCCEMLENAYESTANETRAAASDRTSDNEI; encoded by the exons ATGATTCCCTGGCAACGGTTTCTACTgttcggtgtgctgctgctcgcgttGCTAGCTGATCGACAGCACCATGGACATCAACGTGGATCGACCGGAGCGACGGCGAGCATCATCTATGCCGGTTACAAGCTACCGATGCCACACCACCGCACATTCTACAAATCATTCGGCGAGCGTAAGATCGGTCCCAATCTGTACGAGGTGACGACCATCATCCAGGAGGACATACTGATCCGCAAACAGTGCGAATGTATGGTGCGCTACCGGTGCCGAGTACCGCGGAACATCTTCTACCTCGACAA CCATGACTGCCACCATCGGGAGCGAGTGTGCTGCGAGATGCTGGAGAACGCGTACGAATCGACCGCGAACGAGACGAGGGCGGCGGCCAGTGATCGGACCAGCGATAATGAAATCTAA